One genomic segment of Bradyrhizobium prioriisuperbiae includes these proteins:
- a CDS encoding 3'(2'),5'-bisphosphate nucleotidase CysQ, translating into MPDAETVSDHAVADGVFARDAVLLTGVVREAGALALSLFRTELRNWIKGKSSPVSEADIAVNDLLERRLRDATPDYGWLSEESVDDPARLGKRRVWIVDPIDGTRSYLAGLEDWCVSVGLVEDGIPVLGAVFVPTSDEFFFATRGAGATRNGSIIHTAPGAKLDPARIVGPKPLVERLGDALEPGKIHPRIGSLALKICRAAEGRLDVAFAGGHSRDWDLAAADLIVHEAGGLMTALTGDVIVYNRPEVKHETLVAAGQARHARVVEHFRQHPLF; encoded by the coding sequence TTGCCGGACGCTGAGACTGTTTCCGATCACGCTGTTGCCGATGGCGTTTTTGCCCGCGACGCGGTCCTGCTGACCGGCGTTGTCCGTGAAGCCGGTGCCCTGGCGCTCAGCCTGTTTCGCACCGAACTGCGCAACTGGATCAAGGGCAAGTCGTCCCCGGTGTCAGAAGCCGATATCGCCGTCAACGATCTGCTCGAGCGTCGCCTGCGCGACGCGACGCCGGACTACGGCTGGCTCTCGGAGGAGAGCGTCGACGATCCGGCGCGCCTCGGCAAGCGACGGGTGTGGATCGTCGATCCGATCGACGGCACCCGCTCGTATCTGGCGGGCCTGGAGGACTGGTGTGTCAGCGTGGGGCTGGTCGAGGATGGGATACCGGTGCTCGGCGCGGTGTTCGTGCCGACCTCTGATGAGTTCTTTTTTGCAACCCGCGGGGCAGGTGCCACCCGCAACGGCAGCATCATTCACACCGCTCCGGGCGCAAAACTTGATCCCGCGCGCATTGTCGGGCCAAAGCCGCTGGTCGAACGCCTGGGCGATGCCCTAGAACCGGGCAAGATTCACCCTCGGATCGGGTCGCTTGCGCTGAAAATCTGCCGTGCGGCCGAGGGACGGCTTGACGTCGCATTTGCCGGCGGTCATAGCCGGGATTGGGACCTTGCGGCGGCCGATTTAATCGTGCACGAAGCCGGCGGGCTCATGACCGCGCTGACCGGCGATGTCATTGTCTACAACCGCCCTGAGGTGAAGCACGAGACCCTGGTGGCGGCGGGGCAAGCGCGCCACGCCCGCGTTGTCGAGCACTTCAGGCAACATCCACTGTTCTAG
- a CDS encoding TldD/PmbA family protein has translation MISSPNAPSLPASQTAASKAASDLLDQSALSDLAQRLVEAAKRAGADAADAVAVRGMSQGVEVRDGRVEESERSEGDDVGLRVFVGRRQAVVSTNDVSGDGAAKLAERAVAMARVAPDDAYVGLADPALLARDFLALDLLDPDMPSTDELERRALAAEAAGVAVKGVTKSGGASASCGIGGMVLVTSTGFHGKYLRSSQGISMTAIAGQGIGMERDYDYTSAIHGSDLLSPESIGTRAGERTVARINPRKVATCKAPVVFDPRVSGSLVGHVVGAVNGASIARKTSFLKDSLGKQLFDTSIRIIDDPLRVRGLRSQSFDAEGVAVKKLAIIDQGVLTSWVLDCATARELGLVTTGHAQRGVSSSPSPGSYNLHMEPGSLSPKELILDIKQGFYVTDLIGSGVNGVTGDYSRGAAGFWIENGELTYAVSEVTIAGHLFEIFKSLTPANDLEFRYGVNAPTVRIEGLTIAGR, from the coding sequence TCTAAAGCTGCGTCCGATCTGCTCGATCAGTCGGCCCTGAGCGATCTCGCCCAGCGCCTGGTCGAGGCCGCGAAGCGCGCGGGCGCCGACGCCGCTGATGCCGTCGCGGTGCGCGGCATGTCGCAGGGCGTCGAGGTGCGCGACGGCCGTGTCGAGGAATCCGAGCGCTCGGAAGGCGACGATGTCGGCCTGCGGGTTTTTGTCGGTCGGCGACAGGCCGTGGTCTCCACCAACGATGTCTCCGGTGATGGCGCCGCCAAACTTGCCGAACGTGCGGTCGCCATGGCGCGGGTGGCGCCGGACGATGCCTATGTCGGGCTCGCCGATCCCGCGCTGCTGGCGCGAGATTTTCTGGCGCTCGATCTGCTCGATCCGGATATGCCCTCGACCGACGAACTGGAACGTCGCGCACTGGCGGCGGAAGCGGCCGGTGTTGCGGTCAAGGGCGTCACCAAATCCGGCGGCGCATCCGCCTCGTGCGGCATCGGCGGCATGGTGCTGGTCACCAGCACCGGGTTTCATGGCAAGTATCTGCGATCCAGCCAGGGCATCTCGATGACGGCGATTGCTGGCCAGGGCATCGGCATGGAGCGCGACTACGACTACACATCGGCGATCCACGGCTCCGATCTGCTGTCGCCCGAAAGCATCGGCACCCGCGCGGGAGAACGCACGGTGGCGCGGATCAATCCGCGCAAGGTTGCGACCTGCAAGGCGCCGGTGGTGTTCGATCCCCGCGTCTCCGGTTCGCTGGTGGGTCACGTGGTCGGCGCCGTGAACGGCGCATCGATCGCGCGCAAGACCAGCTTCCTGAAGGACAGTTTGGGCAAGCAGCTGTTCGACACGAGCATCCGCATCATCGACGATCCGCTGCGCGTGCGCGGGCTGCGGTCGCAATCGTTCGATGCCGAAGGCGTCGCGGTCAAGAAGCTCGCGATCATCGATCAGGGCGTGCTGACGTCGTGGGTCTTGGATTGCGCGACCGCGCGCGAACTCGGCCTTGTCACCACCGGCCATGCCCAGCGCGGCGTGTCGTCATCACCGTCACCCGGTTCATACAACCTGCATATGGAGCCGGGATCGCTGTCGCCGAAGGAATTGATCTTGGACATCAAGCAGGGCTTTTATGTCACCGACCTGATCGGCTCGGGAGTCAATGGCGTCACCGGCGATTACAGCCGCGGCGCGGCCGGCTTCTGGATCGAGAACGGCGAGCTCACTTACGCGGTCAGCGAGGTCACGATTGCCGGTCATCTGTTCGAGATCTTCAAGTCCCTGACGCCGGCGAACGATCTTGAGTTCCGTTACGGCGTCAACGCGCCGACGGTGCGCATCGAAGGGCTGACGATTGCCGGACGCTGA